Proteins found in one Streptomyces pactum genomic segment:
- a CDS encoding MFS transporter: MSTAPAPRTDRRARALLLVLCGTIFLEGSDVAMLAVAVPTIRADLGLSTGTAAWVMSGYVLGYAGFTLLGGRAADLLGRRRMFLTWLGVFLVFSTVGGFATTGWTLVVARFVTGVAAAFMTPAALSIITTSYPRGPRRDKALLVFAGVGAGGFSLGLVIGGLLTGIGWRWVFFAPAFLAGAILLAALALLPAEARPEPPRHGYDLAGAACAAAAMLLFAYGIVRLEHRGGGSGAALGAFAAGSALVAAFIAIERRATAPLVRLGIFRRAAMVRADLAALLFLGAFFGFQFIVTLYLQELRGWSALQTAVALIPLGCDAVLAPVLTPRLVNRYGGGRVIFGGFLLAVVAYGLFLPVGAGRPYAAMFPALIIAGIAFALAYGPLTIAATDGVPEDEQGLAGGLLYTCTQFGSAVGISAVTAVYGVAAPGAGGSPGAVLDAYRTALVVPVAMVVLGAAVSAFGLRGSGAAGGRRPAEGAFARAARRRRRRAGVRSTAPATTRSAAGHPCPTAPHEAYAGHRAGRGPDAPASTGARNEGQAGAGPGPSARPVSRGPRPEADRPSPRSTA; this comes from the coding sequence GTGTCCACCGCTCCCGCGCCCCGCACGGATCGGCGGGCCCGGGCCCTGCTGCTCGTCCTGTGCGGCACGATCTTCCTTGAGGGGAGCGACGTCGCCATGCTGGCCGTCGCCGTTCCCACCATCCGCGCCGACCTCGGCCTGTCCACCGGCACCGCGGCGTGGGTGATGAGTGGCTACGTGCTCGGCTACGCCGGTTTCACCCTGCTCGGCGGCCGCGCCGCCGATCTGCTGGGCAGAAGGCGGATGTTCCTCACCTGGCTCGGAGTCTTCCTGGTCTTCTCCACGGTGGGCGGCTTCGCGACCACGGGGTGGACGCTGGTCGTGGCCCGGTTCGTCACCGGAGTGGCGGCGGCGTTCATGACCCCCGCCGCCCTGTCGATCATCACGACCTCGTACCCGCGGGGGCCGCGGCGCGACAAGGCGCTGCTGGTCTTCGCCGGGGTCGGCGCCGGCGGCTTCTCGCTGGGCCTGGTCATCGGCGGGCTGCTGACCGGGATCGGCTGGCGCTGGGTGTTCTTCGCCCCGGCGTTCCTGGCCGGCGCCATCCTGCTCGCGGCGCTCGCACTGCTGCCGGCCGAGGCCCGCCCCGAGCCGCCACGGCACGGCTACGACCTGGCCGGCGCGGCCTGCGCCGCCGCCGCGATGCTGCTGTTCGCCTACGGCATCGTCCGGCTCGAACACCGTGGCGGCGGATCCGGGGCGGCCCTCGGCGCGTTCGCCGCCGGGTCGGCGCTGGTGGCGGCGTTCATCGCGATCGAACGGCGCGCCACGGCACCGCTCGTCCGGCTGGGGATCTTCCGCCGGGCGGCGATGGTGCGGGCCGATCTCGCCGCGCTGCTCTTCCTGGGGGCGTTCTTCGGCTTCCAGTTCATCGTCACCCTCTACCTGCAGGAGTTGCGCGGCTGGTCCGCGCTGCAGACCGCTGTCGCGCTGATCCCCCTGGGCTGTGACGCCGTGCTGGCCCCCGTCCTCACCCCGCGCCTGGTGAACCGCTACGGCGGCGGCCGGGTGATCTTCGGCGGCTTTCTGCTGGCGGTCGTGGCCTACGGGCTCTTCCTGCCGGTCGGGGCGGGCCGGCCGTACGCGGCGATGTTCCCGGCCCTGATCATCGCGGGCATCGCCTTCGCCCTCGCCTACGGTCCGCTCACCATCGCGGCGACCGACGGCGTGCCGGAGGACGAGCAGGGCCTGGCCGGCGGACTGCTGTACACCTGCACCCAGTTCGGCTCGGCGGTCGGGATCTCCGCGGTGACCGCCGTGTACGGGGTCGCCGCGCCGGGTGCCGGCGGCTCGCCGGGCGCGGTGCTGGACGCCTACCGCACCGCGCTCGTCGTCCCGGTGGCCATGGTGGTGCTGGGGGCGGCGGTCTCCGCCTTCGGCCTGCGCGGATCCGGGGCGGCCGGCGGCCGGCGGCCGGCGGAAGGAGCCTTCGCCCGCGCCGCGCGGCGCCGGCGAAGGCGTGCCGGGGTGAGGTCGACGGCACCCGCCACGACCCGGTCGGCCGCGGGCCACCCCTGTCCGACCGCTCCGCACGAGGCGTACGCCGGACACCGGGCCGGGCGTGGGCCCGACGCCCCCGCCTCGACCGGCGCCCGGAACGAGGGTCAGGCGGGGGCCGGCCCCGGGCCTTCCGCCCGGCCGGTGTCCCGTGGCCCGCGACCGGAGGCGGACCGGCCGTCGCCGCGCAGCACCGCGTAA
- the ssuE gene encoding NADPH-dependent FMN reductase, translating to MATVLSVSGSPSATSRTARLLRHLSARLVAQGHEVIPLDVRTLPAEALLGADFTHPAIERATALFARADGVVVGTPVYKAAYSGLLKSLLDVLPQYALAGKTVLPLATGGTTAHVLAIDYALRPVLSSMGAAHIVQGWFTLDKDIETGPDGGVVLAPGTAEALGQVTDQFSAALGRTTQLAAAG from the coding sequence ATGGCCACCGTCCTGTCCGTCTCCGGAAGCCCGTCCGCCACCTCCCGCACCGCCCGGCTGCTGCGCCACCTGAGCGCACGGCTGGTGGCGCAGGGGCACGAGGTGATCCCGCTCGACGTCCGTACCCTCCCCGCCGAGGCCCTGCTCGGTGCCGACTTCACCCACCCGGCCATCGAACGGGCCACCGCCCTGTTCGCCCGGGCGGACGGCGTGGTCGTCGGCACCCCGGTGTACAAGGCCGCGTACTCCGGGCTGCTGAAGTCCCTGCTCGACGTGCTCCCGCAGTACGCGCTCGCGGGCAAGACGGTGCTGCCGCTGGCCACCGGCGGGACCACGGCCCATGTGCTCGCCATCGACTACGCCCTGCGGCCGGTGCTCAGCTCCATGGGGGCCGCGCACATCGTGCAGGGCTGGTTCACCCTGGACAAGGACATCGAGACCGGGCCGGACGGCGGGGTGGTCCTGGCCCCCGGCACGGCCGAGGCGCTCGGCCAGGTGACCGACCAGTTCTCGGCCGCTCTGGGGCGGACCACCCAGCTGGCCGCCGCCGGCTGA
- the htpG gene encoding molecular chaperone HtpG: MIHSIYSNKDVFLRELISNASDALDKLRLEKLRGTELRADTSDLHIAIEADRDRRTLTVRDNGIGMTHEEVVDLIGTIAKSGTAKLLQELKEAKDSAASQDLIGQFGVGFYSGFMVADKVTLVTRHATQTSGTRWESDGQGTYTIETVEDAPQGTAVTLHLKPEDAEDRLFDYTSDHKIREIVKRYSDFITWPIRMATGKKAADSSEAAGAEKSGDGGESPDSAANADSAPGAETLNSMKALWARSREEVSDDEYHEFYKHISHDWNDPLETIRMQAEGTFEYQALLFIPSVAPPDLFLRERKRGVQLYVKRVFIMDDCEDLMPEYLRFVKGVVDAQDLSLNVSRETLQQDRQIQLMRRRLVKKLLATVKDMMSGDAERYATFWKQFGRAVKEGLLDDFENRDAILEICSFASTHDAEKPVTLRQYIDRMKDGQQHIYYMTGESRTVIENSPHMEAFRAKGYEVLLLTDPIDEMWVGSVPEFDGKAFQSIAKGQVDLDTEEEKKEVEAERERLQKEFGDLLSWMTTALGEKVKEVRLSSRLTTSPACIVGDTYDMTPALENMFRAMGQDMPQVKRILELNPTHPLVTGLREAHASGGETEALAETAELLHGMALLAEGGELTDPQRFITLLADRLQRTL, from the coding sequence ATGATCCACTCGATCTATTCGAACAAGGACGTCTTCCTGCGGGAGCTCATCTCCAACGCCTCCGACGCCCTGGACAAACTGCGGCTGGAAAAGCTGCGCGGCACCGAACTGCGGGCGGACACCTCCGATCTGCACATCGCGATCGAGGCCGACCGCGACCGGCGGACGCTCACCGTGCGGGACAACGGCATCGGCATGACGCACGAGGAGGTGGTGGACCTGATCGGGACCATCGCCAAGTCCGGGACCGCCAAGCTGCTCCAGGAGCTGAAGGAGGCCAAGGACTCGGCGGCCTCACAGGACCTGATCGGCCAGTTCGGCGTCGGTTTCTACTCCGGTTTCATGGTGGCCGACAAGGTCACCCTGGTGACCCGGCACGCCACCCAGACCAGCGGCACCCGCTGGGAGTCCGACGGCCAGGGCACGTACACCATCGAGACGGTCGAGGACGCCCCGCAGGGCACCGCGGTCACCCTGCACCTGAAGCCCGAGGACGCCGAGGACCGGCTCTTCGACTACACCTCGGACCACAAGATCCGGGAAATCGTCAAGCGGTACTCCGACTTCATCACCTGGCCCATCCGGATGGCCACCGGCAAGAAGGCGGCGGATTCCTCGGAGGCCGCCGGTGCGGAGAAGTCCGGGGACGGCGGGGAATCCCCGGACTCCGCCGCGAACGCGGATTCCGCGCCCGGGGCCGAGACCCTGAACTCGATGAAGGCGCTGTGGGCGCGTTCCCGGGAGGAGGTGTCCGACGACGAATACCACGAGTTCTACAAGCACATCAGCCACGACTGGAACGACCCGCTCGAAACCATCCGTATGCAGGCGGAGGGCACCTTCGAGTACCAGGCGCTGCTGTTCATCCCGTCCGTGGCCCCGCCGGACCTGTTCCTGCGGGAGCGCAAGCGCGGCGTCCAGCTGTACGTCAAGCGCGTCTTCATCATGGACGACTGCGAAGACCTCATGCCGGAGTACCTGCGCTTCGTCAAGGGTGTGGTGGACGCGCAGGACCTGTCGCTGAACGTCTCCCGGGAGACCCTGCAGCAGGACCGCCAGATCCAGCTGATGCGGCGACGGCTGGTGAAGAAGCTGCTGGCGACGGTGAAGGACATGATGTCCGGCGACGCCGAGCGCTACGCGACGTTCTGGAAGCAGTTCGGCCGGGCGGTGAAGGAGGGTCTGCTCGACGACTTCGAGAACCGCGACGCCATCCTGGAGATCTGCTCGTTCGCCTCGACGCACGACGCCGAGAAGCCGGTCACGCTGCGGCAGTACATCGACCGGATGAAGGACGGGCAGCAGCACATCTACTACATGACGGGTGAGTCGCGCACCGTCATCGAGAACTCCCCGCACATGGAGGCCTTCCGGGCCAAGGGGTACGAGGTGCTGCTGCTCACCGACCCGATCGACGAGATGTGGGTCGGTTCGGTGCCGGAGTTCGACGGCAAGGCGTTCCAGTCGATCGCCAAGGGACAGGTGGACCTCGACACCGAGGAGGAGAAGAAGGAGGTCGAGGCCGAGCGGGAGCGCCTGCAGAAGGAGTTCGGCGACCTGCTGTCGTGGATGACGACGGCGCTGGGCGAGAAGGTGAAGGAGGTGCGGCTGTCCTCCCGGCTGACCACCTCGCCCGCCTGCATCGTCGGTGACACCTACGACATGACGCCCGCCCTGGAGAACATGTTCCGGGCGATGGGCCAGGACATGCCGCAGGTCAAGCGCATCCTGGAGCTGAACCCCACGCACCCGCTGGTCACCGGGTTGCGCGAGGCCCACGCGTCGGGCGGTGAAACCGAGGCGCTGGCGGAGACCGCGGAGCTGCTGCACGGCATGGCGCTGCTCGCCGAGGGCGGTGAGCTGACCGACCCGCAGCGCTTCATCACGCTGCTGGCCGACCGGCTGCAGCGCACGCTGTAG
- a CDS encoding LLM class flavin-dependent oxidoreductase: MRFQVLTIVGHAPHPLTGELAPAADRLAEVVDTGVAAEQLGFDGYAVGERHAGPFLSSAPTVLLGALAARTSRIRLLTGVTVVAVLDPVRVAEDYATVDQLSRGRLELVIGKGAEAGHFDLFGLDESLQWEYQAEKYELLRRLWREENVSWTGRFRPPLKDVTTVPRPYGGRPPRVWHGSATSLASPELAARHGDPLFSANAVQPREAYARLIAHYRERFEAYGHDLRTAYVGAGSGGLFIADTTRQAVALFRDFYEARVRQSHRPHLEGRPGYNTPFRTVEEAVEHGPHLIGSPQQIIDKILGYHQVYRHDLQSITVDSSGLGLPQQIEQLQRFAEEIAPAVRAAAPTTLWQEAPGDDRATDLPTAHRTADDRTAERAGDRTAG; this comes from the coding sequence ATGAGGTTCCAGGTGCTGACCATCGTCGGCCACGCCCCGCACCCGCTCACCGGGGAGCTGGCCCCGGCCGCCGACCGGCTCGCGGAGGTCGTGGATACCGGGGTCGCCGCCGAACAGCTGGGCTTCGACGGCTACGCCGTGGGGGAGCGGCACGCCGGCCCCTTCCTCTCCTCCGCCCCCACCGTGCTGCTGGGCGCGCTCGCCGCCCGGACCAGCCGCATCCGCCTGCTCACCGGCGTCACCGTGGTGGCCGTCCTGGACCCGGTCCGGGTCGCCGAGGACTACGCCACCGTCGACCAGCTCTCCCGCGGCCGCCTGGAACTGGTCATCGGCAAGGGCGCCGAGGCGGGCCACTTCGACCTGTTCGGCCTCGACGAATCCCTCCAGTGGGAGTACCAGGCCGAGAAGTACGAACTGCTGCGCCGGCTGTGGCGGGAGGAGAACGTCAGCTGGACCGGCCGGTTCCGCCCGCCGCTGAAGGACGTCACCACCGTGCCCCGGCCGTACGGCGGCCGGCCGCCGCGCGTCTGGCACGGCTCGGCCACCAGCCTCGCCTCACCGGAGCTGGCCGCCCGCCACGGCGACCCGCTCTTCAGCGCCAACGCCGTCCAGCCCCGCGAGGCGTACGCCCGGCTCATCGCCCACTACCGGGAACGCTTCGAGGCGTACGGGCACGACCTGCGCACCGCGTACGTGGGCGCCGGGTCCGGGGGCCTGTTCATCGCCGACACCACCCGGCAGGCGGTGGCGCTCTTCCGGGACTTCTACGAGGCCCGGGTCCGCCAGAGCCACCGCCCGCACCTGGAGGGCAGACCCGGCTACAACACGCCGTTCCGCACCGTGGAGGAGGCGGTCGAACACGGCCCCCACCTCATCGGCAGCCCGCAGCAGATCATCGACAAGATCCTCGGGTACCACCAGGTCTACCGGCACGACCTGCAGTCCATCACCGTGGACTCCTCCGGCCTGGGCCTGCCGCAGCAGATCGAGCAGCTGCAGCGCTTCGCCGAGGAGATCGCCCCGGCCGTCCGGGCCGCGGCGCCCACCACCCTGTGGCAGGAGGCGCCGGGGGACGACCGCGCCACCGACCTGCCCACCGCCCACCGCACCGCCGACGACCGAACGGCCGAGCGCGCCGGCGACCGCACCGCCGGCTGA
- a CDS encoding NtaA/DmoA family FMN-dependent monooxygenase (This protein belongs to a clade of FMN-dependent monooxygenases, within a broader family of flavin-dependent oxidoreductases, the luciferase-like monooxygenase (LMM) family, some of whose members use coenzyme F420 rather than FMN.) produces the protein MTPQHRPRKQVHLAAHFPGVNNTTVWTDPESGSQIDFSSFRHLARTAERGRFDFFFLAEGLRLRERKGHIHDLDVVGRPESLTVLAALAAVTDHLGLAATVNTTFNEPYELARRFATLDHLSGGRAAWNVVTSSDAFTGENFRRGGYLDHADRYTRAAEFVQLARALWDSWPPAEPPRTLTHTGPQFDITARSTLPRPPQGHPVVIQAGDSDEGREFAARHADIIFSRHSTPEAGRAFHADVRRRLRKYGRGPDDLKIMPAAGFVLGDTDADAEERAVAIRHQQVGPQTAIALLENVWGRDLSGYDPDGPLPDIDPVPDSDVVRGWAHSGDRFGIASRWRAVAEEKKLSIRELAVELTARQAFVGSPATVAAAIDEAVRTDVADGFILVPHLTPGGLDDFVDRVVPLLQERGVFRTEYQGPTLRHHLGLPAPRPLPDEEVTA, from the coding sequence ATGACACCACAGCACCGCCCCCGCAAACAGGTCCACCTCGCCGCCCACTTCCCCGGGGTGAACAACACCACCGTCTGGACCGACCCGGAGTCCGGCAGCCAGATCGACTTCAGCTCCTTCCGGCACCTGGCGCGCACCGCCGAACGCGGCAGGTTCGACTTCTTCTTCCTCGCCGAGGGGCTGCGGCTGCGCGAGCGCAAGGGCCACATCCACGACCTGGACGTGGTGGGCCGCCCCGAGTCGCTGACGGTCCTCGCCGCCCTCGCCGCCGTCACCGACCACCTCGGCCTGGCCGCGACCGTCAACACCACCTTCAACGAGCCGTACGAACTCGCCCGCCGCTTCGCCACCCTCGACCACCTGTCCGGCGGACGCGCCGCCTGGAACGTCGTCACCAGCTCCGACGCCTTCACCGGCGAGAACTTCCGCCGCGGCGGCTACCTCGACCACGCCGACCGCTACACCCGCGCCGCCGAGTTCGTCCAGCTCGCCCGCGCGCTGTGGGACTCCTGGCCCCCCGCGGAGCCGCCGCGTACCCTCACCCACACCGGACCGCAGTTCGACATCACCGCCCGCAGCACCCTGCCCCGCCCGCCCCAGGGCCACCCGGTGGTCATCCAGGCCGGGGACTCCGACGAGGGCCGCGAGTTCGCCGCCCGGCACGCCGACATCATCTTCAGCCGCCACAGCACCCCGGAGGCCGGCCGCGCCTTCCACGCCGACGTCCGGCGCCGGCTGCGGAAGTACGGCCGCGGCCCGGACGACCTGAAGATCATGCCCGCCGCCGGCTTCGTGCTCGGCGACACCGACGCCGACGCCGAGGAGCGCGCCGTCGCCATCCGCCACCAGCAGGTCGGCCCGCAGACCGCCATCGCCCTGCTGGAGAACGTCTGGGGCCGGGACCTGTCCGGGTACGACCCCGACGGCCCGCTGCCGGACATCGACCCCGTCCCGGACAGCGACGTGGTCCGCGGCTGGGCCCACTCCGGCGACCGGTTCGGCATCGCCTCCCGGTGGCGCGCGGTGGCCGAGGAGAAGAAGCTGTCCATCCGGGAGCTGGCTGTCGAACTCACCGCCCGCCAGGCGTTCGTCGGCTCGCCCGCCACGGTGGCCGCCGCGATCGACGAGGCGGTGCGGACCGATGTCGCCGACGGCTTCATCCTCGTGCCCCACCTCACGCCGGGCGGCCTCGACGACTTCGTGGACCGGGTGGTGCCGCTGCTCCAGGAGCGTGGCGTCTTCCGCACCGAGTACCAGGGCCCCACCCTCCGCCACCACCTGGGCCTGCCCGCGCCGCGACCGCTGCCCGATGAGGAGGTGACGGCATGA